One window from the genome of Salvelinus fontinalis isolate EN_2023a unplaced genomic scaffold, ASM2944872v1 scaffold_0184, whole genome shotgun sequence encodes:
- the LOC129844158 gene encoding small proline-rich protein 3-like produces the protein MKLATGYTSGLQPGYPSGLQPGYTSGLQPDYTSGLQPGYTSGLQPGYPSGLQPGYPSGLQPGYTSGLQPDYTSGLQPGYTSGLQPGYTSGLQPGYTSGLQPGYTSGLQPGYTSGLQPGYTSGLQPGYTSGLQPGYTSGLQPDYTNGLQPGYTSGLQPGYTNGLQPDYTNGLQPGYPSGLQPGYPSGLQPDYTNGLQPGYPSGLQPGYPSGLQPGYPSGLQPGYPSGLQPGYTSGLI, from the exons ATGAAGTTG GCTACTGGCTACACCAGCGGTCTGCAACCTGGCTACCCCAGCGGTCTGCAACCTGGCTACACCAGCGGTCTGCAGCCTGACTACACCAGCGGTCTGCAACCTGGCTACACCAGCGGTCTGCAACCTGGCTACCCCAGCGGTCTGCAACCTGGCTACCCCAGCGGTCTGCAACCTGGCTACACCAGCGGTCTGCAGCCTGACTACACCAGCGGTCTGCAACCTGGCTACACCAGCGGTCTGCAACCTGGCTACACCAGCGGTCTGCAACCTGGCTACACCAGCGGTCTGCAACCTGGCTACACCAGCGGTCTGCAACCTGGCTACACCAGCGGTCTGCAACCTGGCTACACCAGCGGTCTGCAACCTGGCTACACCAGCGGTCTGCAACCTGGCTACACTAGCGGTCTGCAGCCTGACTACACCAACGGTCTGCAACCTGGCTACACCAGCGGTCTGCAACCTGGCTACACCAACGGTCTGCAGCCTGACTACACCAACGGTCTGCAACCTGGCTACCCCAGCGGTCTGCAACCTGGCTACCCCAGCGGTCTGCAACCTGACTACACCAACGGTCTGCAACCTGGCTACCCCAGCGGTCTGCAACCTGGCTACCCCAGCGGTCTGCAACCTGGCTACCCCAGCGGTCTGCAACCTGGCTACCCCAGCGGTCTGCAGCCTGGCTACACCAGCGGTCTCATTT